Below is a window of Gemmatimonas sp. UBA7669 DNA.
AGCACCTTGGGCACCTCGTCGTCCGTGGCGCTGCGATACAGGCGCCACAGCACGAACAGCGCCACCACCGTGAGCGCCATGAACAGCCAGCGCGAATACGGCCCGAGATGCAGTCCGAACGCGGCACCCGGATTGTACACCAGCGCAAAGCGCACCCAGTCCCCGATAACGGGACGGGCCGCGCCGGCAGTGACCATCGTTGCGACGGCCACCGCCTTCGTGATGAAGTCGACGATGACGACGACGAGGAAGACGGGTACCGCGATGATCGCCTTCACGTCAGCTCTTCTTCGAGTCTTCCTCGCGCTGCTTGCAGGCGATGCAATAGCGCGCGTTCGGCAGCGCATCGAGGCGCTCGAACGCGATGTCTTCGCCACACTGGTGGCACTTGCCGAAGGTCTCCGGCGCCTTGTACAGCCGCCGCAGCGC
It encodes the following:
- the lspA gene encoding signal peptidase II, whose amino-acid sequence is MKAIIAVPVFLVVVIVDFITKAVAVATMVTAGAARPVIGDWVRFALVYNPGAAFGLHLGPYSRWLFMALTVVALFVLWRLYRSATDDEVPKVLAVALVASGAVGNVIDRMRSELGVVDFIDVGVGAHRWPTFNVADMAVSTGAILLAWVLWQEERRAEALQAQQQAEQKASSSTTGAS